The Bos indicus isolate NIAB-ARS_2022 breed Sahiwal x Tharparkar chromosome 28, NIAB-ARS_B.indTharparkar_mat_pri_1.0, whole genome shotgun sequence genome has a window encoding:
- the MRPS16 gene encoding small ribosomal subunit protein bS16m: protein MVQLTTVLCKAYRGGHLTIRLALGGCTNRPFYRIVAAHNKCPRDGRFVEQLGSYDPMPNSHGEKLVALNLDRIRHWIGCGAHLSKPVEKLLGLSGFFPLHPMVITNAERLRRKRAQEVLLAAQKTDTEATETKEN, encoded by the exons ATGGTCCAGCTCA CTACTGTCCTTTGCAAGGCCTACCGTGGAGGCCACTTAACCATCCGCCTTGCGCTCGGTGGCTGTACCAACAGGCCTTTCTACCGCATCGTGGCTGCTCACAACAAATGTCCCAGGGATGGCCGTTTCGTAGAGCAGCTGGGCTCCTATGATCCAATGCCCAACAGTCATGGAGAGAAACTCGTTGCTCTCAACCTGGACCGGATCCGGCATTGGATTGGCTGTGGAGCCCACCTCTCAAAGCCTGTGGAAAAGCTTCTGG GTCTTTCTGGCTTTTTCCCTCTGCACCCGATGGTGATCACAAATGCTGAGAGGCTGCGACGGAAACGGGCACAAGAAGTCCTCTTAGCGGCTCAGAAAACAGATACAGAGgctacagaaacaaaagagaactgA
- the DNAJC9 gene encoding dnaJ homolog subfamily C member 9 isoform X2 — protein sequence MGLLELCEELFGTADLYQVLGVRREASDGEIRRGYHKVSLQVHPDRVGEGDKEDATRRFQILGKVYSVLSDKEQRTLYDEQGTVDEDSDVLSQDRDWEAYWRLLFKKISLEDIQAFEKTYKGSEEELTDIKQAYLDFKGDMDQIMESVLCVQYTEEPRIRHIIQQAIDAGEVPSYNAFVKESKQKMNARKRRAQEEAKEAEMSRKELGLDEGVDNLKVAIQLFIPAIYICLWIWTSKRKI from the exons ATGGGGCTTCTGGAACTGTGCGAAGAACTATTCGGCACCGCCGACCTTTACCAAGTATTGGGCGTGCGGCGCGAGGCCTCAGACGGCGAGATCCGACGCGGCTATCACAAGGTGTCCCTGCAGGTGCACCCGGATCGGGTGGGCGAGGGCGACAAAGAAGACGCCACCCGCCGCTTCCAG ATCCTTGGAAAGGTCTACTCCGTTCTGAGTGACAAAGAACAGAGAACATTATACGATGAACAGGGAACAGTGGACGAGGATTCTGATGTGCTCAGCCAAGACCGGGACTGGGAGGCCTATTGGAGATTACTCTTTAAAAAG ATATCTCTGGAAGACATTCAGGCTTTTGAGAAGACATACAAAGGTTCTGAAGAAGAGCTGACTGATATTAAACAGGCCTATCTGGACTTCAAGGGTGACATGGATCAGATTATGGagtctgtgctgtgtgtgcaatacacagaagaacccaGGATAAGGCACATTATTCAACAAGCCATTGATGCTGGAGAGGTCCCATCCTATAATGCCTTTGTCAAAGAATCGAAGCAGAAGATGAATGCAAGGAAAAGGAGG GCTCAGGAAGAGGCTAAAGAAGCAGAAATGAGCAGGAAGGAGTTGGGGCTTGATGAAGGAGTGGATAACTTGAAAGTAGCCATTCAG TTATTCATCCCTGCCATATATATCTGCCTATGGATTTGGACATCTAAGAGAAAAATTTAG
- the DNAJC9 gene encoding dnaJ homolog subfamily C member 9 isoform X1 — MGLLELCEELFGTADLYQVLGVRREASDGEIRRGYHKVSLQVHPDRVGEGDKEDATRRFQILGKVYSVLSDKEQRTLYDEQGTVDEDSDVLSQDRDWEAYWRLLFKKISLEDIQAFEKTYKGSEEELTDIKQAYLDFKGDMDQIMESVLCVQYTEEPRIRHIIQQAIDAGEVPSYNAFVKESKQKMNARKRRAQEEAKEAEMSRKELGLDEGVDNLKVAIQSRQKDRQKEMDNFLAQMEAKYCKPSKRGGKKTTLKKEKK, encoded by the exons ATGGGGCTTCTGGAACTGTGCGAAGAACTATTCGGCACCGCCGACCTTTACCAAGTATTGGGCGTGCGGCGCGAGGCCTCAGACGGCGAGATCCGACGCGGCTATCACAAGGTGTCCCTGCAGGTGCACCCGGATCGGGTGGGCGAGGGCGACAAAGAAGACGCCACCCGCCGCTTCCAG ATCCTTGGAAAGGTCTACTCCGTTCTGAGTGACAAAGAACAGAGAACATTATACGATGAACAGGGAACAGTGGACGAGGATTCTGATGTGCTCAGCCAAGACCGGGACTGGGAGGCCTATTGGAGATTACTCTTTAAAAAG ATATCTCTGGAAGACATTCAGGCTTTTGAGAAGACATACAAAGGTTCTGAAGAAGAGCTGACTGATATTAAACAGGCCTATCTGGACTTCAAGGGTGACATGGATCAGATTATGGagtctgtgctgtgtgtgcaatacacagaagaacccaGGATAAGGCACATTATTCAACAAGCCATTGATGCTGGAGAGGTCCCATCCTATAATGCCTTTGTCAAAGAATCGAAGCAGAAGATGAATGCAAGGAAAAGGAGG GCTCAGGAAGAGGCTAAAGAAGCAGAAATGAGCAGGAAGGAGTTGGGGCTTGATGAAGGAGTGGATAACTTGAAAGTAGCCATTCAG AGCAGACAAAAGGATCGGCAAAAGGAAATGGACAATTTTCTGGCTCAGATGGAAGCAAAGTACTGCAAACCTTCCAAACGAGGAGGGAAAAAAACGActctcaagaaagaaaagaaataa